One Lutra lutra chromosome 7, mLutLut1.2, whole genome shotgun sequence DNA window includes the following coding sequences:
- the TMEM121 gene encoding transmembrane protein 121 isoform X1 — MVHTARGGWTGSELAGRQRWRPQSGWTGPVAPCPRAERRRRRASSRLVWGPGAPRPGPRRPTMVLPPPDRRHVCLTTLVIMGSMAVMDAYLVEQNQGPRKIGVCIIVLVGDVCFLLVLRYVAVWVGAEVRTAKRGYAMILWFLYIFVLEIKLYFIFQNYKAARRGAADPVARKALTLLLSVCVPGLFLLLVALDRMEYVRTFRKREDLRGRLFWVALDLLDLLDMQANLWEPPRTGLPLWAEGLTFFYCYMLLLVLPCVALSEVSMQGEHIAPQKMMLYPVLSLATVNVVAVLARAANMALFRDSRVSAIFVGKNVVALATKACTFLEYRRQVRDFPPPALALELQPPPPQRNSAPPPQPPPLHGPPVRPHGPSPTRDALGT, encoded by the exons ATGGTCCACACGGCCAGGGGAGGGTGGACAG GTTCCGAGCTCGCCGGCCGGCAGCGGTGGCGCCCGCAGAGCGGCTGGACAGGCCCCGTCGCGCCATGCCCGCGGGCTGAGCGCCGCCGCCGCAGGGCCTCGTCCCGCCTCGTGTGGGGGCCAGGCGCGCCCAGGCCGGGGCCCCGGCGGCCGACCATGGTGCTGCCGCCCCCGGACCGGCGCCACGTGTGCCTGACCACGCTGGTGATCATGGGCAGCATGGCGGTCATGGACGCGTACCTGGTGGAGCAGAACCAGGGCCCGCGCAAGATCGGGGTGTGCATCATCGTGCTGGTGGGCGACGTGTGCTTCCTGCTGGTGCTGCGCTACGTGGCCGTGTGGGTGGGCGCCGAGGTGCGCACGGCCAAGCGCGGCTACGCCATGATCCTCTGGTTCCTCTACATCTTCGTGCTGGAGATCAAGCTCTACTTCATCTTCCAGAACTACAAGGCGGCGCGGCGGGGCGCGGCCGACCCGGTGGCGCGCAAGGCTCTGACGCTGCTGCTGTCGGTGTGCGTGCCCGGCCTCTTCCTGCTGCTCGTTGCGCTCGACCGCATGGAGTACGTGCGCACGTTCCGCAAGCGCGAGGACCTGCGCGGCCGCCTCTTCTGGGTGGCGCTGGACCTGCTGGACCTGCTGGACATGCAGGCCAACCTGTGGGAGCCGCCGCGCACCGGGCTGCCGCTGTGGGCCGAGGGCCTCACCTTCTTCTACTGCTACATGCTGCTGCTCGTGCTGCCGTGCGTGGCGCTCAGCGAGGTCAGCATGCAGGGCGAGCACATCGCGCCGCAGAAGATGATGCTCTACCCCGTGCTCAGCCTCGCCACCGTCAACGTGGTGGCCGTGCTGGCGCGGGCCGCCAACATGGCGCTCTTCCGCGACAGCCGCGTCTCTGCCATCTTCGTGGGCAAGAACGTGGTGGCGCTGGCCACCAAGGCCTGCACGTTCCTGGAGTACCGCCGCCAGGTGCGCGATTTCCCGCCGCCCGCGCTTGCGCTGGAGCTGCAGCCGCCGCCTCCGCAGCGCAACTcggcgccgccgccgcagccgccgccgctgcACGGCCCGCCCGTCCGCCCCCACGGGCCCTCGCCCACGCGCGACGCCCTGGGCACGTGA
- the TMEM121 gene encoding transmembrane protein 121 isoform X2: MVLPPPDRRHVCLTTLVIMGSMAVMDAYLVEQNQGPRKIGVCIIVLVGDVCFLLVLRYVAVWVGAEVRTAKRGYAMILWFLYIFVLEIKLYFIFQNYKAARRGAADPVARKALTLLLSVCVPGLFLLLVALDRMEYVRTFRKREDLRGRLFWVALDLLDLLDMQANLWEPPRTGLPLWAEGLTFFYCYMLLLVLPCVALSEVSMQGEHIAPQKMMLYPVLSLATVNVVAVLARAANMALFRDSRVSAIFVGKNVVALATKACTFLEYRRQVRDFPPPALALELQPPPPQRNSAPPPQPPPLHGPPVRPHGPSPTRDALGT; the protein is encoded by the coding sequence ATGGTGCTGCCGCCCCCGGACCGGCGCCACGTGTGCCTGACCACGCTGGTGATCATGGGCAGCATGGCGGTCATGGACGCGTACCTGGTGGAGCAGAACCAGGGCCCGCGCAAGATCGGGGTGTGCATCATCGTGCTGGTGGGCGACGTGTGCTTCCTGCTGGTGCTGCGCTACGTGGCCGTGTGGGTGGGCGCCGAGGTGCGCACGGCCAAGCGCGGCTACGCCATGATCCTCTGGTTCCTCTACATCTTCGTGCTGGAGATCAAGCTCTACTTCATCTTCCAGAACTACAAGGCGGCGCGGCGGGGCGCGGCCGACCCGGTGGCGCGCAAGGCTCTGACGCTGCTGCTGTCGGTGTGCGTGCCCGGCCTCTTCCTGCTGCTCGTTGCGCTCGACCGCATGGAGTACGTGCGCACGTTCCGCAAGCGCGAGGACCTGCGCGGCCGCCTCTTCTGGGTGGCGCTGGACCTGCTGGACCTGCTGGACATGCAGGCCAACCTGTGGGAGCCGCCGCGCACCGGGCTGCCGCTGTGGGCCGAGGGCCTCACCTTCTTCTACTGCTACATGCTGCTGCTCGTGCTGCCGTGCGTGGCGCTCAGCGAGGTCAGCATGCAGGGCGAGCACATCGCGCCGCAGAAGATGATGCTCTACCCCGTGCTCAGCCTCGCCACCGTCAACGTGGTGGCCGTGCTGGCGCGGGCCGCCAACATGGCGCTCTTCCGCGACAGCCGCGTCTCTGCCATCTTCGTGGGCAAGAACGTGGTGGCGCTGGCCACCAAGGCCTGCACGTTCCTGGAGTACCGCCGCCAGGTGCGCGATTTCCCGCCGCCCGCGCTTGCGCTGGAGCTGCAGCCGCCGCCTCCGCAGCGCAACTcggcgccgccgccgcagccgccgccgctgcACGGCCCGCCCGTCCGCCCCCACGGGCCCTCGCCCACGCGCGACGCCCTGGGCACGTGA